From the Nematostella vectensis chromosome 7, jaNemVect1.1, whole genome shotgun sequence genome, the window CCTTGAAAAACGATGGCGAACCGCTAAAAtatacaataaacaaaaaggaaaggattgcttgtttttttttattattattttattattcgcCCAAGAAGCGGAAGATATTTAAATTATAAGTATAATATATTTGGGATTAATGGTATTTTCTTTAGAATCACGATAAGGCTTTCTTCCTTTCGCCAACTCCttcgtatttttttctaattcaaaCATCTTAGATACGTGATAAAAAGATTGCGAGAGTATTTGATCTTTTTTCCTTCACGTAAGTGTCAATAAACTTCTCTGTTTTTGCTGTCAAAAAGCTTCGTTAGCATGACTTTATCTCAATTCCGTCATTTGTTTTGGGTTGTATGATTAATtaccaatatatttttttactatcaAAAGTTTCTTTCGTTTTATGTGTTCTATATAtaatattccttttttttcaatcaatcAGTGAAATATATTATCGAATGTTGATTATTGTTCACTGACTGTTTCCAAAGAAAAATGATATTACCCTTGAAGTTTCAAAATCATGgttttcctgtattttagcTATCTTTTCATCCTCTTAGTACAAGCGGCTTTCCCATTTCCTTCATAAGATATTTCTAATGTTTACTTCGCATTTATACTCTCTGCATGGggtattttttcttcttaatcCCGTCTACCTTATTTACTTAACTATCTCATCTAAATTCTGCTTTTATTGGTTATTGACTTGAGGCTATTTTCTATGAATACAATTAGTTGATATATGTCGGTGTTGTTGTTCGTTTTGGCGGTTCTGGCGCGATAGCCCCCACTTCTTCCCCTCCACTCATCTCGTCACTTGATGCGTAATACGTATTACTATCGTTCTGTAAATCCTCTTTAAACATAGGATTACTAGGTCTTTGATCGTTATTATTTGCGTTTTTCAAATCTGCACAAGACTCTAATGATTTGGATTTTCTATTACAGTCTGCGTGGAGATTTTCATGGCTTCGCCCGTAAGAACCACGAGGCCGCTCTCTGTGACGCGCCATTTTTGGCGAACAATAAATATCTGGAACCTTGCTAGGAATGCCTGGCAATGAGCCATGTTGGTCGCTACTTTTTCTAAAGTCCTTTCCTTTGAAAAGTGTAGGTTTGTTAAGAATATCCGGTTCATCCAGGCTTGGTGACTTTCGGCTCCGATTATTTTGAAAGTCGTTTTCATCAAGTGACTCGGACCGCAGATTGATCGGTGGTAacttcttttgtctcttgggAGAAATACTTGCATATAATACTGGGCTTGCTGTAGCATTTTTTAGTAGCTTTTCCTGCTCTACTATAAGCCTTAAAACGCCAGTTGCTTCTTCATCGTTAAATTTGCTTCGAGGGGGAATTCGCCTTTCCCAAGTATTGTTCATCTTGCAGATTTTCTCACGAGATATTTAACTGACACATCAGGCGTTTTTCCCGCGTAGTAACCCTGAAATTATCAAAGTTTCAGTCGTCAGAATTACATGAAAATCTTACACGCTAACACCCCGTGAAACACCAACGACTATACCCATGTCATCATCGGGAGGAAGAAAGTTTTATTTACATAATTTTCAAAGGAAGCAATATCCGAGAGAAAGTCGCAACAAACAATCTTTAGCATGGCTTTATTAATTCTTAGTGTCATAAACTAAccaataatacaatttgccacCCTTCGCTATCTGCAAAATCACTCGCGCTGATTTTTTTCATTCTAATCAAACTGGGGAAGTTTGAAGTCAATTATGTTCGTATTTCACTTACTTGCCGTATAACGCAACGCTTTTAAGAACCAAAGGGCCCCCGTTGTTTTTTAGTACCTACTTGATATAGAGTTTTGCAGCGTTCTTTAGTTAGCAGGAGTTGACAACGCAAAGGCGGATTTAATATCAGCGTTATACATagctttttttccaaataagaaaCATTCTCACTGAGAGTCGTAAACTTGAGAGGGGACGGCCCACTTGTATGCACAAACCATGAAAATTAAATACCCCCAAACAGGTGCACTTTTCCTATTGTTATTACTGTTACCATGGCATCCAAACAACTAGTTCTTTCGGGTACTTTGCCGCCTCGACCACCGTGAATAGGTGTTTTGGGTACTTTGCCGCCTCGACCACCGTGAATAGGTGTTTTGGGTACTTTCCCGACTTGACCATCGTGGATAGGTGTTTTGGAGATGTTTTATAACAAAGTTTTACATTAGATCAAAGAGGCAATTTTCAAGTAATGTTTAAGACTATTTTTTTAGTCCAGTATCACCTGAGTAAATATAAGTGACAGTCTCGAGGTATCAGATTTGTCATTATCTTAGAGGAAACATTCGGCCCCGCTATTGGCTCAAGCGATGTTCATCGCATCGCGCCTTTCGCcttaaaaaacaattactcaaGTATTAACTTCTCCCAATGTCAGAATATTAAAGATGCGCAATTTAATGGCTTTGGAGTTTAAaagagagtgcttggctttCTCGGGAGAATTGTACATAGTTCTGCACTAAGCGCTTTTTCCCTATCTACCGATGTTTCAATACAaaagacaaaggaaaaaagTTCGAATTTACGTTCTATATGGCTAACTGAACAATTAATGTCTATTTAAAATTGGAATTTGTTTAAAATACTAATTCGGTTTCTGTTTGAAAATAGGTGAGAAATGTTTTGAAGGACATGAAAAAATTGACATAGAAGGAACGAAAAGCTTGAGTTGTCAGCTCTTGAAATAGGGCTACTGTTTTGGAAACAATCCCATGGCTAAACAAAAAAGgcaataaaaatattgaagTGAGTGACGAAAGCTACCGGTAAATGCCCATGTAAACTTTTTTTACGTCAACTTTCAGCAATGATTGCCCCCTggacaaaaagcaaacaattcCTTTTTCACACACTCATTGACATGCCCTGAGCATTATTAAGTTGCCCATATATGTTGTTATGACAAACGTGAATACTAAACGGAGATGCTTCGCTTAGGTAGCTCTAAGTTCTTTGTTCTTTGAGAGAATATTAACGAGTCGAATTTCCACCAATCGAGTCATGAAATCTTAATAAGTTTGAGGTCTTGTGTGCTTGTATCAATTAAGAGAGATAGGTCATATTTACACGTTCtaataataatgacaaaaaTAGGTCACATTTCGTCCAAACAACTACACTGAAAactaaactaaaactaaaatattTCCTTAAATTGAATCGTGTTAATTAATATTGTCACATAGTATTCTATTTAGTATTTCAAAACATCCTTCTACTTTAAAGTTGACACAAGCGCCGTTTGAAAAGCCAGGAAGGAGTTCCCGATTTTCTTCAGAAAATGCATAAGTTCAGCTGATATTTATCTAGAGTAGGACATAAAGGTGCTAGGCTTTATGGTAATTTGAAACTGCTTAGCTACTGTTGTTAAACTAAAGGATGATGACGTCTTTGTGGTATAAAGGAAATATGGTTTATATAAATCTAGTCAAAAACTCAATTGACAAAATTCAAGAAACCTGATTGAAATCCTTTGGATTTCTTTCATGActtggaatatttttttggaaataaatATATCGACCTTATTATTCAATTCTATATTATTTTACTGCATTTGTAAATTCTAGTGTTTAAGATTTGTTTCATGGTGTTTCTTAAAGTTATACATAATACTTGTTTGCCTGgcaaaataatagaaaaatcaATAGAAATTATATCGTACCTTTGTAAATTTGAAGCTAATTCGTGCTTTTGGCGCCGATATGTGGAAGGAAGCGCCTGCCTGTGACTCGTTTTTCCTGAATTTACGCGTCTGGCTCATTATCTAAGACCACACCATTCGAAAGCCATTCAAACGACGCGACACATTCATATATCAGCACCGCGATATCTCGCTGTCTTCTTTAAAGATTAAAATTCAGAAATAAACTCTGCGTAATTTAAGCTCATACGAAACTTAATGAAACGTTCCTTCTGGtgtgcttgaaaaaaaaactcggcGGGAACCATGGAATTTGTATTGTGACGTCATGGCTTATGGCAGCTAGCAAAGCCACCTACTCCGTAAAGGGAGTCTCATATCTTCTCATATCTGAACAAAAGGCGTCAAATATGTGCTCACATTACTTGATTGCTAGAAAAGAAGACCTTATTTCATCTAAATTTAATTTGTCTTGGATGTTATAGTTGCTTTTGGTTAATTCTTCGCCAATTAATGCACGTTGCGGATTAGGCTTGCCTCACTGCCGGTAACGGTGTTCGCTGTTGCTTCTTGGGGTTTGAATGTAAAAGGAAATTACCATCGCCATGGTATGTTAGGGACAACATTCTAAGTGGCGAATCGGCGGTCTCTATAAACTCCCCATGCTAACAAGTTTGCCTTTGCGGCGATTTGCACACCGGCAGAAAGCCCATTTAAATTATCATATGGGGCGGTTAGGCGGATAACGATGCCAATTTTGAGTAGCGAGGAATTAAGTATTCGTGATATTTAACTTGTTTTAAACACTCCTTATGTATATAATAACGATATGAACCAGAATGTTCAACTCTTCTGAGAACAGCCAGTGGAGTTGAGGAACTTTTTCAGCTATTAAAATTATTGTTgcttattattatatttaggGACTTGTATCCTGTCTCTTGCATTGGGTCTTTGACATAACTATTATTACATACACAAAATGCTGCATTGATAGGCTTAATCTTCGATGCTTAAAACGCTAAAAATATTTGCGGAGGAAAAGCTCCTTTCGGCTAGAGGTATTTCGCGCTCTAATGTTCAATAAACATGTCCTTATTCAAAACCATATTGTTTCGTAATCTTCCTAAAATCTTTCAATGTCGTATAATCTCCTATAGGTGTTATAGTCTATTGTTTTTCAAGTAAGTTGATGAGCTAAGTGGATATGCAATTTTCTTCTCAATTTTCacgtgcattttttttaaagaaaggcTTGAAAACTTTGACGGACAATTGGAAAATTCGGCAACATTACGAGAGAATAAGCAGGTTAAATGAGGCTTAAAATTGGTGGATATAGCTATAAAAGGCaatcataaaaataatttccaaGTTTATTATAGTTTTTAAGATTATTGTTATGGAGATATTTACGATTAATAAAGAGGAAGACAATAAAAAGGAAATCAAGTGAACGACGCATCCCTTGCTGTGCAACCAACATTTTGCCTCTTACGTCAGTCGAATTTCGCAATCGTGGGAAACAACACGATTGCAAAATTCGAGTGACGTTAGGCgacattcatttatttatttattttacctCACGAAAATAGCCCctttttatcaaataaataaagccATGTAACGTTTTCCTCCGTGTTGAGTCAATTGTTAATTTTTCgtcttttcttttattctcAGAGAGCAAAATGCACGGGAGCGAggtaaaaagtttttttttgtatgcttCTGCGTGTTTAACGTCAAATGGATAATCCAGGTAGTCTCAGTCATTTCTTTCATTCACTTAAAGAGTCTATAAAAGCACAGGGACGAGAAAGGAGGAAAACAAGTGTTATGCCCTATGTTGAAAACTAGCTAGGAAGGCTTCCGGGACCTCACATTAAAAGTCGATACGTCCAACTACATAACCACTAAAAACCAGTACAAAAATCAAAACTGTCCTTAATACTACAAATAATGCTATTAGCCTAAGAATAATTATTAACAATACTTATTTTATGTATAAGGAATTTGGAGGAATTTTGGAACTTCTGTTTCCTTATCTTTTTATCCATGATTCTTCAGAGATCTTATCTTTATTTTAGCATGCTGGCACGCCTCTAGCAAAGGCTCATGGGGCGCGCCTGTGTGGCAATTGAAGACTTTCATATGATACCCAGCGATATAGCTAACAGTTAGAGTGCCGAATAAATTTAAGGTAGTAATTAAGTATAAGACTCATAGAGTTtggttattcttttttttttttcgatctTTTAACAAAGGCTTTGTTTCCGCCCAAGGCATTATCGGAAGGAACAAGCGAATTTTGTTATCAGCTTCTTTATTCTTTGATAAAAGATTAAGATCTAAAATAATAGCTAATTTGATGGAGACCTCTATTTGACAGGTAAATTGTTTTCGATAGATATCATATTCCATGCTTTTATCAATAAATGAAGtcataatgattttgcaaaATTGTCTTATGGTAAACACTTATAAATAGACAACAAACCGTCATCGAAGACCATTGTTCCATGAAACGTCCAAGAAGAAAAAgcacaagaaaaaataaggcCCGAAAAAGGAGGCTTTTGTAATTTCCCTTTTTATCAtccgttttttttcttgtgaatTTAAAATCCCTAGGCGTGCTTCTCATTTCAGAGAATTTGAAGCGTACCTACAATCaccagtttaaaaaaattcaaaaacaatTTCTCTGAAATGTTTTTCGCAACATCGGTTagtattttattgaaattattAATTTCCGACCGCAGGCTGTGTTTTCAAAATACACAATGCTTTGAAATATGAGTTTTTGAAATTTGAGTTGGCTTGGCATAATAGAAAGCATGAAAAAATCTTGCTTCACCTGTCATTTGTGTCAGTTAGTCCTAAAGATATGATAAGAAATTGGTTATTTTGCTCTATTGTTACTGTTATTTGTAATATTATAattctaaaataaaatgtagAAATAGCACGAaagtaatgtaatgtaatgtatgTTGAAtttgttgatgttttttttcaaatatcacCGCTTctcgaacaaaaaaaaaaaactgtgaagaataaaaaaacatattgtcTTTGAAAATTAGGAGTTCATTTGAAGATATAGTGGGTGATATTTCAAGCATTACTCTTGAGAATCGAAAGCCTCTGATTAGGAAAATGCAGCTGCTTTCGCGTGAAATGTTTAAAGGCAAAAGGGGAATACGCTGACAAAGATGCCAACTTGTTTGGGAATCTTAAAACGATCTTTTTGAATATTTGTGAGTTAGAGCCACATAAATgaattgattgaattctgtaCACTTTGCAAATAGTaaaacaacaataagaaagctttttttttacctttgatTGATCAGTCAAGTTTGTTGCCTGTTTGGATGAGTCTCTCGCTTAGAAATACAAATACTGCTAGCGTGAGCGTGGTACACTTCCTCCAAGCCCTCTTGAAACGAATGTACGAATTTTAAGATGCGCGCCTGCTTAGAAACGGGAAAAACAGCAACCATTTGAGAAAGACTACATAAATTAACTACGGAAAGATAAATGAACCTTATGGGTGCTCAGTATTTTAATGAGGCCGCATATTGATAGGAATAAATCTCTTAAGAAAAACCATTAATGAATATTGTCTGAGAAATATGATCTGTAGGATTTTTAGACTTGAGGTAGAGGGTGATATCTTTACAACGCCGATTTTGGCCTTCTTGGCCAAGgccaaacaaaataaattcatgTTGAACTTCATGGCAAAACCATGCAAATGGGTGGGTTCTAACTTGCAAAACCTGTTCCCATATATGAGCGGCCTTCGTAGTTACCCACCCCTTGAAAGACGCTCTTTTTGATATGCTCTAAAAGAAGACTTTTGTCACTTTGTCACAAGAAGCCCAAACAATGTAAAACTTGTAGACAAAATAAAGAGAAGAGAAAAGGGAAATTATGGAACCCCTGGAAAGCCCCCTCTCTTCCATGCATCCTTCGCTTGTTTTGTCTATGTTGGCTATCCACCTTGGTAATTTATTGAatcgtttatttattttcccgaACAGTCACATGGTGTACAGAAGTTGTGAGATCATTAGCATTAGACTGCTGAGGCTAAAGCAAGCGAATAACTGAGATTTTTATTAAATGTCAACAATGACTTTCTTGTTTCTATAAGGAAGCAGTTTACTCCGTGCGTCTCTTGTCTGTGATTTTAAAGTCGTGCATACGCGTTGCATAGGAACGAGTTTTTGTGGGGGCCAAGCATTGCCCATTCATGACTCACATGTAAAcctaaccaatcagaattcTTCTAACGTCACAAATCTTTGCCTACCAATCAGAACAAACGTTTTACGGGCTAGTTTATGACGTCGTGCATTTTTCAACAACCAACGTAACAAAATTAGATCGACTCCAGGAATACCGGACTAAAGAAGggaacaagaaaaagaaaaaaggatcAATGGAAAGAATTATATGAGCTCCGTGGttataaaaaatggatttatTTTAGCAAAAAATCAGAATGAAGAAGGAAAGCGATTTTGAATCGAGGAATAATTTGCTATAATTTTGTCATTGGAATACTTTGCAgacaaataaaacatgaaCATCACTTTCATCTTTAGTTGTTGATTTGATCAAAACCATCAAATGCAAGTGCCTTTGTGGGGGCGTGTTGCGTTGCTTCACTAAGTTGAACAATTCGATCGATAGTATCCACGACTTGACAAGTTACCTTGTCTTTTGGTTCTTATTGTGGTTGTAGtgtggaaggggaggggagatcATAGACTCGACACCGTATTAGATATGCTATAGCAAGGCATCGAACTGTGTATGAGAAGCTTCATTAGgctttcataaaaaaatgcttgaTTTAACCGGTTGTAGTCAATAGAAAAAGCTAATATTTTGTACTTTCTTTTCTTGGAAAACATCAATATTAAAATACACTTGAATCATTGTGAAATTCTATCCATCCTACAATAAATGTGACTCCATTCTTTTGCTAAAGTATAAAGTAGTAAACTGATAatgatatttttcaaattgaagATATACTAAcatttaaaatgaaaaattcTTTTGCCAAAGCATAAACTAATGAATGATTTGAATTTTCCAAAATGAAGATagatttttattatcaaaataaaaccgGGATCCACAGTCTTCGAAGTAAACTGTTCGCAGAAAGGTTTATAGCATTGGAAGCGGCTGGTCGCACAATTGATCACGTATTTTCTGTTCAAATAAACTATTTAATATATTCAGCAAACATTTTCCGCACCTTTGTTATACCGATGCCCAATATGGTAACTTCCTATGACATTCGAAATTATCAATGAAGATTGCTTTTCTGTCTATAAGAGGACACTATTAGGTTATTCATTTCAGTAAGAAAGCATTTAAAAGTGAAAGTTAACAGCTTTAGTTAAAATGTTTGGTCAATTTTTATATAGGTATTATACGGCGTTGCAAAGCCATTCGCCCAATCACTACTAGTATACAGAGTCGCTTTTTTGTGCTGTGTGCTTTCGTTATTTTGACCCCTGTACTGCCAAAACCCGCTCTCGCAAATAAACGATAAATCCCGATTATGACTCGGATACAAAAGCTACAGTGGACTCACCCCTCTGAAGATGGAATTCCTTGAAGTACAGGGATGTGTGTACTTCTAAGCAGTCACACCAAACGACCCAATCACCACGAGAAACTGTTAACTCTTATTCAAAGTCTTGATGTatagaaacattttaaagtGATTTTGACTTAAACGAATAATCCACCAAACGACAACCGCTTATTCCTCTACGTCATACGAACGTCAGCTAGGATTTTTAAGCTGTTTTTAGCACTGGAAGGCATTCTGTAAGCGTGAACCCGGGCGCTTTTTTCTGACACAAAGAGCGATTTCGCACTTTTTGAATTTTGTATGCCCTACTTTTGTTTTCGTTTCTAACACGGATGCTGGCATGTTTAATCCTCATGTAATTTAGAGCAATTGCTTCGGAGCGTTTCTTAATTAGTTTTAACAAGATTTTGTTTGCGTTGGTTTTAGATGTGAGAAGGAAACTAGGCGAGCACCACTAACTTTTTATTGTGTTCCAGTTTCTAGACAAACAAAGCTACGCTTTCGGAACGTGTTCTATTCAATAGTTAAGAGTGGTTATTTGATGAATGCATCAACACCCGGAAAAATCACCATTTATGACAAAACAGGAAAAGAAAGTTGATGTGATTTCATTTGTGATAACCGAAATGAAACTTCGAATTTCAGATATAGCAATTTCACAGCAGGCTTTTCTTATCATGCCCTTTGTATTTGCAAAGTGGTGTCAGTAAAGTATCATGAAAAGCTGAGAACTTTCGTTGACTTTGTTTCTATTTAGGTTTACACGAGTTTCCGTGAAAAAAGGCACTACCTTGCTATGCACggtaaaagtttttttttttgcgcggTGATAAAATTAATAGCTTATATGAAAATATGTTTTCTGCTTTGCCTCGCGAGCGAGTGCGAATAAATTAGATGAATTTGATAAAGTCGTTTTCTAGTCATACATTTCTATGAGCTttgtaaataaagtgcgaAATAGACGGAATTGTAAAACACAGATTGAACAGAAAAATCGATACCTTCATAAAAAATACGACATCGATATGGTTTTGATTGATATTCTATTCTAAGTTTTTTTGAAGAAGTAGATAGATTTTGGGCGGGAAAGGGCGACTTTTAGGCATTTGGGTTAAACAAAGGTCGCGAAAcagagtgtgtgtgtgtgtgtggggggggggggggggggggggggcacgagcGGCTAAAACAGCTCCCCCACCCTCTTTTTAACACCTCTTTTTTGGAATCGGGAAAAGGTTTTTATCCTGAGCAAGTCTAATCACTTTTATGAAAGGGAAAAACTCCATAATAACACTGAAGTCGCTACGACGAGTGATCGTTCGCGGTCTCTCTGTTCGCGGTCTCGGTACCTATCCATTATGATTATTA encodes:
- the LOC116602319 gene encoding uncharacterized protein LOC116602319, giving the protein MNNTWERRIPPRSKFNDEEATGVLRLIVEQEKLLKNATASPVLYASISPKRQKKLPPINLRSESLDENDFQNNRSRKSPSLDEPDILNKPTLFKGKDFRKSSDQHGSLPGIPSKVPDIYCSPKMARHRERPRGSYGRSHENLHADCNRKSKSLESCADLKNANNNDQRPSNPMFKEDLQNDSNTYYASSDEMSGGEEVGAIAPEPPKRTTTPTYIN